A section of the Peptoanaerobacter stomatis genome encodes:
- a CDS encoding aspartate kinase, with protein MSLIVQKYGGSSVANADRIKNVANRIVNTKKQGNQVVVIVSAMGDSTDDLIELAKQVSPNPPKREMDMLLSTGEQVSISLLAMAIQSMGEKVISLTGAQAGIKTNDFYSKAKIVDIDSNRLKEELDNGNILIVAGFQGINEKNDITTLGRGGSDTTAVALAAALNADSCEIYTDVDGVYSADPRLVKNVKKVNSISYAEMLTLASQGSKVLNPRCVELGQLYNVKIHVRSSFNLNEGTIVQEVDKLEKDRVITGIAHDYDVVKMTIFGIKDQPGIAKTIFKSLADNKVNVRLIAQSSGEFGVNNICFIIDKDSKQDAIETMEKTLIALDGKKIEALDDVACITVVGAGMITNPGVAADVFAVLGDNNINIEMISTSEISVAVVIESKDCERAANLLAQYFEIIDTEL; from the coding sequence TTGTCACTAATAGTTCAAAAATATGGCGGTTCGTCTGTTGCTAATGCCGATAGAATTAAAAATGTAGCAAACAGAATAGTAAATACTAAAAAACAAGGAAATCAAGTAGTAGTAATAGTTTCTGCTATGGGAGACTCTACAGATGATTTAATTGAATTAGCAAAACAAGTAAGTCCTAATCCTCCAAAAAGAGAAATGGATATGTTGCTTTCTACAGGTGAACAAGTATCAATATCATTATTGGCTATGGCTATTCAGTCTATGGGAGAGAAAGTTATATCTCTTACAGGTGCACAGGCAGGAATAAAAACAAATGATTTTTACAGCAAAGCCAAAATAGTAGATATAGACTCAAACAGATTAAAAGAAGAGCTCGATAATGGTAATATATTAATAGTTGCAGGATTTCAAGGCATAAATGAAAAGAATGACATTACAACATTGGGTAGAGGAGGCTCAGATACAACAGCTGTTGCTCTTGCTGCCGCATTAAATGCCGACAGTTGCGAGATATATACTGATGTAGACGGAGTTTATAGTGCAGATCCGAGATTGGTAAAAAATGTTAAAAAAGTAAATTCAATTTCATATGCAGAAATGCTCACATTAGCATCTCAAGGTTCTAAAGTTTTAAATCCGAGATGTGTAGAACTTGGACAATTATATAATGTAAAAATTCATGTTCGCTCAAGCTTCAATCTAAATGAGGGAACAATAGTACAAGAGGTGGATAAATTGGAAAAGGATAGAGTGATAACTGGAATAGCACACGATTATGATGTAGTGAAGATGACAATTTTTGGAATAAAAGATCAACCTGGAATTGCTAAAACTATATTTAAGTCGTTAGCAGACAATAAGGTAAACGTCAGATTGATAGCACAGTCATCAGGAGAGTTCGGTGTAAATAATATATGCTTTATAATTGATAAAGATTCAAAACAAGATGCTATAGAAACAATGGAAAAAACACTTATAGCACTTGACGGTAAAAAAATAGAGGCACTTGATGATGTAGCCTGCATAACAGTAGTAGGTGCAGGAATGATTACCAACCCTGGAGTTGCAGCAGATGTGTTTGCTGTGCTTGGAGATAATAATATAAATATAGAGATGATTTCTACATCAGAAATATCTGTAGCCGTAGTTATTGAAAGTAAAGATTGTGAGAGAGCTGCAAATCTATTGGCACAATATTTTGAAATAATAGATACTGAACTTTAA
- the thrC gene encoding threonine synthase, whose protein sequence is MGYQGLIKKYKKYLPVTEKTPDITLLEGDTPLIKSTNLSKELGLDLYFKYDGLNPTGSFKDRGMVMAVAKAVEEGSKAIICASTGNTSASAAAFAARYNLDCYVLIPDGNIAMGKLAQALMYGAKVISIEGNFDDALNIVRDIAKTEPITLVNSVNPYRLQGQKTAAFEVCDELGKAPDYLAIPVGNAGNISAYWMGFNEYKNDGKINNLPTLLGFQAEGAAPIVKNEVVKDPQTIATAIKIGNPASWDKAVNALKESNGQINAISDEKILEAYKMLASREGIFAEPASCITLAGVLNLKEKGVFKGGETVVCVLTGNGLKDPTTSLSQIPTPQKIKATKENVMKLINEK, encoded by the coding sequence ATGGGATATCAAGGACTTATAAAAAAATATAAAAAATATTTACCGGTTACAGAAAAAACACCTGATATAACACTTTTGGAAGGTGATACTCCGCTTATAAAAAGTACAAATCTTTCTAAAGAATTAGGTCTTGATTTATATTTTAAATATGACGGATTAAATCCTACAGGTTCATTCAAGGACAGAGGAATGGTAATGGCAGTTGCAAAAGCGGTAGAAGAAGGTTCAAAAGCTATAATATGTGCATCTACAGGCAACACATCAGCGTCAGCTGCAGCGTTTGCGGCAAGATATAATCTTGACTGTTATGTGCTTATACCTGACGGCAACATAGCTATGGGTAAACTGGCACAAGCACTTATGTATGGAGCAAAAGTCATTTCAATAGAAGGGAATTTTGATGATGCACTTAATATTGTTAGAGATATAGCAAAAACAGAGCCTATAACACTGGTAAACTCTGTAAATCCATATAGACTTCAAGGACAAAAGACGGCGGCTTTTGAAGTATGCGATGAGCTTGGAAAAGCGCCTGATTATTTGGCAATTCCTGTTGGAAATGCAGGCAATATATCAGCGTATTGGATGGGATTTAATGAATATAAAAATGACGGTAAAATAAATAATTTACCTACTTTGTTAGGTTTTCAAGCTGAAGGAGCTGCACCGATAGTTAAAAATGAAGTTGTTAAAGATCCTCAAACGATAGCTACAGCTATAAAGATAGGCAATCCTGCGAGTTGGGATAAGGCTGTAAATGCACTTAAAGAGTCAAACGGACAGATAAATGCAATTTCTGACGAAAAAATCTTGGAAGCATATAAAATGCTTGCAAGCAGGGAGGGAATATTTGCAGAACCTGCATCTTGTATAACATTGGCAGGAGTTCTTAATTTGAAAGAAAAAGGTGTATTTAAAGGTGGAGAAACAGTTGTTTGTGTGCTTACAGGAAACGGTTTAAAAGACCCGACAACATCATTGTCACAAATACCTACACCACAAAAAATAAAAGCAACAAAAGAAAATGTAATGAAATTGATTAATGAAAAATAA
- a CDS encoding homoserine dehydrogenase, which translates to MRTINIALLGFGTVGSGVYNAIKSNEETLKKELNANLIIKKILVSDKTKKRAEDINPNIFTDNFTDVITDDIDLVVEVMGSMDFAKKCILTAFERGKHVVSANKDLIATYGQELYKAAYENNCFFMYEASVCGGIPILRVINNHLFGEKIEKITGIMNGTTNYILSKMYQEGLEYKDVLSEAQRLGYAEADPTSDVEGYDSARKVAILSSLCFNTYVTFKDVYTEGITNITKQDISYAKKMGYNIKLLGVSKENDGKIEAYVYPAFIPNTCQISNVKDAYNAVYLKSNLLGESMYYAKGAGSLPTASAVLSDIVNIVKNMSLNLPVERLDRNFEKKEILSIDEIFTKYYLRISLKSNIDISLEILSIFENMGIGIVKSIKEDIQNNNTIIVITEKVKESKIKQCIESLKNLNKNLEIGNMIRIEDNI; encoded by the coding sequence ATGAGAACTATAAACATCGCATTATTAGGTTTCGGTACAGTTGGTAGCGGTGTGTATAATGCTATAAAATCAAATGAGGAAACATTAAAAAAAGAACTTAATGCAAATCTTATAATTAAAAAAATATTGGTATCAGACAAGACTAAAAAAAGAGCTGAAGATATAAATCCCAATATTTTTACAGATAATTTTACAGATGTTATTACTGACGATATAGATTTGGTTGTTGAAGTTATGGGAAGTATGGATTTTGCTAAAAAATGTATACTTACAGCTTTTGAAAGAGGAAAACATGTAGTAAGTGCAAATAAGGATTTAATTGCAACTTATGGTCAAGAATTATATAAAGCAGCTTACGAAAATAATTGTTTTTTTATGTATGAGGCAAGTGTGTGTGGCGGTATACCGATACTTAGAGTTATAAACAATCATCTTTTTGGAGAGAAAATTGAAAAAATAACGGGTATTATGAACGGTACTACAAATTATATTCTAAGCAAGATGTATCAAGAAGGCTTGGAATATAAAGACGTGCTTTCAGAAGCACAAAGATTGGGTTATGCAGAGGCTGATCCGACTTCTGATGTAGAAGGCTATGATTCAGCGAGAAAAGTAGCTATATTATCTTCGCTTTGTTTTAATACATATGTAACTTTTAAAGATGTGTATACTGAAGGAATTACAAATATTACTAAGCAAGACATAAGTTATGCAAAAAAAATGGGATATAACATAAAATTACTTGGAGTATCAAAAGAAAATGATGGGAAAATAGAGGCATATGTATACCCTGCATTTATTCCAAACACTTGTCAAATATCAAATGTTAAAGATGCCTATAATGCAGTATATTTAAAAAGCAATCTGCTTGGAGAATCTATGTACTACGCTAAAGGCGCAGGCTCTTTACCTACTGCCAGTGCAGTATTGTCTGATATTGTAAATATTGTAAAAAATATGAGTTTAAACCTTCCTGTTGAAAGATTAGATAGGAATTTTGAGAAGAAAGAAATATTGAGTATAGATGAAATTTTTACCAAGTATTATTTAAGGATAAGTTTAAAATCCAATATAGACATCAGCTTAGAAATATTATCAATTTTTGAAAATATGGGTATAGGCATAGTTAAAAGCATAAAAGAAGATATACAGAACAATAATACAATAATTGTAATAACAGAAAAAGTAAAAGAAAGCAAAATTAAACAATGTATAGAATCTCTCAAAAATTTGAATAAAAATTTAGAAATAGGTAATATGATAAGAATAGAAGATAATATTTAG
- a CDS encoding DMT family transporter — protein MLGEIIIKSLGFFEAVLSAVMFGAMPLFTKILYSYGSDAVSSGFYRMLLSLPFIFICSKFIFKYDMSINKSEFKPLFIVSLGFSFTVITLFNSYNYINSGAATSIHFTYPIIIFIATSIISKEKPSTTEILCIIGASIGLILITDFNALSNFKGVFYAFLSAFTYSFYSIYLEKSDVIKKMPPFKALFYINAIGAVILFFYAHIAFIGIYRNFSINIWLIVFAYSFILTVGATFLYQRAVSEIGAKYTSILSTLEVVTSIIIGFFILNEKLTATQTVAVSLIFLSSLVLVKSRK, from the coding sequence TTGTTAGGGGAGATTATTATAAAAAGTTTAGGATTTTTTGAAGCTGTTTTATCTGCTGTAATGTTCGGTGCTATGCCACTTTTTACAAAAATTTTATACAGTTATGGAAGTGATGCTGTAAGCTCCGGCTTTTACAGAATGTTATTATCTTTACCATTCATATTCATATGTTCAAAATTCATATTTAAATACGATATGAGTATAAACAAAAGCGAATTTAAACCGCTTTTTATTGTATCTTTAGGTTTTTCATTTACTGTAATAACATTATTTAATTCATATAATTATATAAATTCAGGAGCTGCTACTTCAATACACTTCACTTATCCTATAATAATATTCATAGCAACAAGCATAATTTCAAAAGAAAAACCCTCAACTACAGAAATATTATGTATTATAGGTGCAAGTATAGGACTTATACTTATAACAGATTTTAATGCTTTGTCAAATTTTAAAGGTGTTTTTTATGCCTTTTTATCAGCTTTTACTTACAGCTTTTACTCAATATACCTTGAAAAAAGCGATGTAATAAAAAAAATGCCTCCGTTTAAAGCGCTGTTTTATATAAATGCAATAGGTGCCGTAATCTTGTTTTTTTATGCACATATAGCATTTATTGGTATTTATAGAAACTTTTCTATTAACATATGGCTTATTGTATTTGCATATTCTTTTATTTTAACAGTTGGAGCAACATTTTTGTATCAAAGAGCCGTTTCCGAAATAGGTGCAAAGTATACATCTATATTAAGTACTCTTGAGGTTGTAACAAGTATAATTATAGGTTTTTTCATATTAAATGAAAAACTTACAGCCACTCAAACAGTAGCTGTAAGTTTAATATTTTTGTCAAGCCTTGTGCTTGTTAAAAGCAGAAAATAA
- the thrB gene encoding homoserine kinase, with protein MVSYKVPATSANIGPGFDCLGMAVNIYNTISFEETDKGLEIEVIGDGSDTVPLDENNMAYETAKYFFDKVGYKFKGLKIKIHNYIPIARGLGSSSSIVIGALLCANDIAGTNMSKDEILNIANEIEGHPDNVTPALVGSITASVILGDTVEYKKIIPPDMLDTIVLIPEYEMSTNEARKILPKTYDRQDCIYNISRASLLIMAMITSDYELLSKVVDDKIHQPYRKSLIKEYDFFENIMKSNGALATFISGSGSTLMAFCHKTMSQELYEILKEECKKNNIKGTIKILSPVKEGAIKLEIGG; from the coding sequence ATGGTAAGCTATAAAGTTCCTGCTACATCTGCTAACATAGGACCGGGATTCGATTGTTTGGGGATGGCTGTAAATATTTATAATACTATAAGTTTTGAAGAAACTGATAAAGGACTTGAAATAGAAGTTATAGGTGATGGTAGCGATACAGTACCGCTTGATGAAAATAATATGGCATATGAAACAGCAAAGTATTTTTTTGACAAAGTTGGATATAAATTTAAAGGCTTAAAGATAAAAATACACAATTATATACCGATAGCAAGAGGCCTTGGGAGCAGTTCATCTATAGTTATAGGTGCACTCTTGTGCGCTAATGATATAGCAGGTACAAATATGAGTAAAGATGAAATACTTAATATTGCCAATGAGATAGAAGGACACCCTGACAATGTAACTCCTGCGCTTGTAGGAAGCATAACAGCATCAGTTATATTAGGCGACACAGTTGAATACAAAAAGATAATACCGCCTGATATGCTTGATACAATAGTATTGATACCTGAATATGAAATGTCAACAAACGAAGCAAGAAAAATATTGCCAAAGACATATGACAGACAAGATTGTATATATAACATATCAAGAGCATCTCTGCTTATAATGGCAATGATTACAAGCGACTATGAACTTTTATCAAAAGTTGTGGATGATAAAATTCATCAACCATATAGAAAATCGCTTATAAAAGAATATGATTTTTTTGAAAATATTATGAAATCAAATGGAGCATTGGCAACGTTTATAAGCGGATCAGGCTCAACTCTTATGGCATTTTGCCACAAGACAATGTCTCAGGAATTATATGAAATTTTAAAAGAAGAATGCAAAAAAAATAATATAAAAGGTACTATAAAAATACTTAGCCCTGTTAAAGAGGGTGCAATAAAATTAGAAATAGGAGGGTAA
- a CDS encoding ABC transporter substrate-binding protein — MKRSLKKFLSLALTAAMIFTLAACGKTEEKPNNNTAEASDSILIGGIGPITGDAAMYGNSTMNGAKLAVDEINEAGGVLGKKLVLEVMDDKNDAVESTNAFNKLVENKIVSLVGAVTSKPSDAVALVAADTGIPMITPTGTAQSITTHGENIFRAPFIDPYQGEVMAVFAKDELKVQKVAVIRNNSSDYSDGLATAFVDKAKELGLEVVADESYGENDVDFKSQLTKIQNANPDVLFIPDYYQKVSLIAPQARQVGINVQLIGGDGWDGVIKSIKQDDLKAVEGAYFCNTFALDDPEEKVQNFIKKYTDTYNEAPQSFSALGYDSVYLTAEAIKNANSTDSKAIVEALKNISYDGVTGSFKFDENRNPIKSVFMTTIEGDQYKLYKKMVAE; from the coding sequence ATGAAAAGGAGTTTGAAAAAGTTTTTATCATTAGCTTTAACAGCAGCGATGATCTTTACTTTGGCAGCATGTGGAAAAACAGAAGAAAAGCCAAATAATAATACAGCGGAGGCATCAGATAGCATACTTATAGGTGGAATAGGACCTATCACAGGAGATGCAGCTATGTACGGTAATTCAACTATGAACGGAGCAAAATTGGCTGTAGATGAAATAAATGAAGCTGGCGGAGTATTAGGCAAAAAATTGGTACTTGAAGTTATGGACGATAAAAATGATGCGGTTGAATCAACAAATGCATTTAACAAATTGGTAGAAAATAAAATAGTTTCTCTTGTAGGAGCGGTTACATCAAAACCTTCAGATGCAGTGGCATTAGTTGCGGCAGATACAGGAATACCTATGATTACCCCTACAGGAACTGCACAATCTATAACTACACATGGAGAAAATATATTCAGAGCACCATTTATTGATCCATATCAAGGTGAGGTTATGGCTGTATTTGCAAAAGATGAATTGAAAGTTCAAAAAGTTGCAGTAATAAGAAATAATTCAAGCGATTATTCAGACGGACTTGCAACAGCGTTTGTAGATAAAGCAAAAGAATTAGGCTTGGAAGTAGTAGCAGACGAATCTTATGGAGAAAATGATGTAGATTTTAAATCACAACTTACAAAAATACAAAATGCAAATCCGGATGTATTATTTATACCTGATTATTATCAAAAAGTATCTCTAATAGCTCCACAAGCAAGACAAGTTGGAATAAATGTACAACTTATAGGTGGAGACGGTTGGGATGGAGTAATAAAATCTATCAAACAAGATGATTTAAAAGCAGTAGAAGGTGCATATTTCTGCAATACATTTGCACTTGATGATCCGGAAGAAAAAGTACAAAACTTCATAAAAAAATATACAGATACTTATAATGAAGCTCCACAATCATTCTCAGCACTTGGATATGATTCAGTATATTTGACAGCTGAAGCTATAAAAAATGCTAATTCTACAGATTCCAAGGCAATTGTAGAAGCACTTAAAAATATATCTTATGACGGAGTAACAGGTTCTTTCAAATTTGATGAGAATAGAAACCCTATAAAATCAGTGTTTATGACTACAATAGAAGGCGATCAATATAAACTTTACAAAAAAATGGTAGCCGAATAA